GCGCGGCGATATCGCGAGCAACGTGCGCGCACGGCCGGACGCGCCTCGTCAGGATCCGGCGCCTCGACGCTAGTCTGGCGGCGGCGCTATCCAAGCCGTGTGCCAGCAACCTCGCATCGTCTGCACGTGTCTACTCGCGAAAGTCTACAGCGCATATTGAATAATTAAGGGAACCACCGCGCGTTGTGCCAGTCTGATTTAACGCCATTAGCACAGCGTGGCAGCAGTAATTCCGGTACGCCCGTATCCCCGCGATACGGGCTTTTTTTTGCGCAAAGAAAGAGCGACGGCAGGCGCACAAGGCACCTGCCGCGCATGCATGCAATTATGCAGATGTACGGAGCAATGGAGTCACCGCCAGCCGCGCTAAGCGGCCGGGGAACACAACGCCTGCGCCAGGCCGGATCTAAGGCCGGACTTCGAGCGCGGCGGTAGGCCGCGTGTCGGCCGTGGCGACGACGTAGTCGTTCATACGCTGTGCTGTCCAGGTGAGCAGGCGTTCGTCATGGGCGAGCCGCGCAAACTCGGCCCTGCCCCGCTCCGTGAGCACGGCGATATCGACAGGTGCGTGGAAACCCGGAGCAGGCGCGACCGTGCGCTGCCGAACGGTGTCCATCAAGCCTAGTGCGCGAAGATATTGGAAAACACCCGGCCTTCTGGCCCATGGGACCTGGCGATATTGCGCCCGCCGCAGCGCTTCAAGTACCGCTTCGTTGGAATACGTGGTCATCTCACTTCTTTCTTAAAGTGCAGCTATGACACATTTATGCCCAACACGTCACCGCGCCACCAGTGACGCGCATAGCACCCGCCCTTGGCTGGAAGCTGGCTGCAACTCGTACAGCCGAATTCCGCCAGGTGCTGCCTGGTCTCGTTTTCGGAACCCCCGTCTGAACGGCATGTTAGCGTTCTGTCCACGAACTGCCGATGCAACCGCTGCGGTGCGATAGCAAGCCCGTAGATTTGTCCCGAAAGACATACGTTACCCCATTTAAATTGATTCTATTCACTTTATTAGCGCTTTTTTTTGCAGCAATCGTGCTATGGAAAGGCGCCCGCCGCCCTCTCGCCGTCTGCACGGTGGCCCTGTTCTGGCTGCTCGCCGCCGGCTGGCTCACCGCACCTTTGCTGCAGTTGGCGCAGCCGCGCTGGCGGACCGACACGCCCGCCACGTTCGCGCCGCGCACCGCGATCATCATGCTGGGCGGGGGCACGATTTACGACGACGACCACATGCTCGTGCCCCCGCGCGACGTGCTCGCGCGCATCACGGCAAGCGCGGAGAACTACGCTGCCTGCAAACGCGCGGCGGATATATGTCATGTGATCGTAAGCGGCGGCAATCCGCAGCGGCATCGCGCGACTGAAGCCGACACCTATCTGCCTTACCTGCTGCGCCAACAGGTGCCGCGCGCGGACATCGTGCTGGAAAACAGCAGTCGTACGACCTATGAAAACGCGCGCAACGTATCCACCATTCTGCAGGGCTCACGTTACGATTCGCTGATCCTCGTCACCTCCG
The nucleotide sequence above comes from Paraburkholderia sp. FT54. Encoded proteins:
- a CDS encoding YdcF family protein; translated protein: MILFTLLALFFAAIVLWKGARRPLAVCTVALFWLLAAGWLTAPLLQLAQPRWRTDTPATFAPRTAIIMLGGGTIYDDDHMLVPPRDVLARITASAENYAACKRAADICHVIVSGGNPQRHRATEADTYLPYLLRQQVPRADIVLENSSRTTYENARNVSTILQGSRYDSLILVTSAYQMPRALLDFHRFGLAPQPMISNARRARLGVLPRYDNLVTAEIALHELIGIAQFHVYRAIGWF